GGGCTGAGCCCGTCGCGCCCCCGACCATGGTCGGGGTGGCCTCCGACGACCGGCGGTCCACGACCGCCTCCGGTCCGATGCCGGCGGGCCGCTGCGGAGCGGACGATGAGGTCCCCGAGGAGAGGAGGACCCCATGTCCACCACCATCGCCCTGCGGTCCCGCCCCCGCATCCGTCCGTCCCGCCGTGCGCAGCGCGCCGTCGCGGTGGCGGCCGCCACCGTCGTGGCCGCCGTCGGCTGGGCCGACCTCCACGTGCTGGGCGGCGTCGACCTGACGATCGACTCGGGCCCCGACGCCCGGTCGGTCGGCCTGGTCGAGGTCGTCGTGGCCGCCGCCCTGGCCGGCCTGGCCGGCTGGGCCGCCCTCGCCCTGCTGGAGCGGCGCCGGGGCCGGGGGCCGCGCAGCCTCCGGCTGTGGGTCGGCCTCGGCCTCGCCGCCATGGCCCTGTCGCTGGTCGGTCCGCTGACCGCCGACGCCCCGTCGTCGACGCAGTGGTCGCTCGTCGCCCTGCACACCAGCACCGGCGTCGCCCTCCTCGCAGCCATGGCCCGCACCCGGGCCGGCGGAGGGGGGTGCCCCGAGCCGAGCCGCCGACCGGCACCCACCGACGCCGGGGGGGAACGGCTGCGCCAGCAGGTCCCCCGGTAGCGGGACCGTCACCCGACGAGCGGGGAGGGCTCGATCGGCCCCGACGCAGCCCGGGCCGGCGCGTCCGCCCCGCCGCGCCTCAGGACGCCGGCACGGGGGCCTCGTGCCGGGCCAGGGCGCCGCGCCAGACGACGAGGGTGGTGACCAGGCCGGCGACGAGGACGGCGGGCTGGGGGCTGGACCAGGCCTTGATGCCGAGCGACAGCAGCGCGGCCGCCGCCAGCATCGACGGCGTGCCCCACCGACACCGGCGGGTGCCACCCAGGAGGGCCCGCTGCTCGACGGGGGCGACCCGCCGCACGATCGGGACGAGCACGGCCAGGTTCGCCAGCAGGAACGGCCCCTTGGTCCACCACCAGGCGGTGGTGCCGGGCTCGGCCGTCGGCAGCAGCCCGGTCGCGTGGGCCACCCCGGCCACGAGCACCGCGGCGGTCATGTGCCAGAGGTACACCGACATGGCGACGCCGTTGGCCGCGATCGTCACCCGCCAGGCCCGGGCCGAGCGCTCCAGCCACCGCGTCACCGCAGGGGCCAGGGCTGCGGCCGTGGCCGAGTAGGCGAAGCCGAACAGCAGCAGGGCGGTCGACGGCGGGTGGGTCGGGCTGTGGTCGAGCCCGGCGTGGTGGAGCATGGTCCCCGGCCACGGCCCCAGGGTCACCGCGGCCAGGGCCAGGGCCCAGAGCCCGGCGGCGAGGGCGGCCAGGCGCCGGCCGGTGGGGAGTCGCCCGTCCTGCCAGGCGAACCCGGCCACCTGGAAGATGAGCCAGCCCACGACCCAGCTGACCTGCGGGACCAGGGGGACGCCGGCGAAGCGGGCCGCCTCGGCGACCCCGAAGAGGAGGGCCAGGACCGCCACCAGCCGCCCCGGGTGCGACCGGAACCAGC
Above is a window of Iamia majanohamensis DNA encoding:
- a CDS encoding DUF6069 family protein codes for the protein MSTTIALRSRPRIRPSRRAQRAVAVAAATVVAAVGWADLHVLGGVDLTIDSGPDARSVGLVEVVVAAALAGLAGWAALALLERRRGRGPRSLRLWVGLGLAAMALSLVGPLTADAPSSTQWSLVALHTSTGVALLAAMARTRAGGGGCPEPSRRPAPTDAGGERLRQQVPR
- a CDS encoding acyltransferase family protein; amino-acid sequence: MPSPTGSAAPLSASDVAAATPTDRNRAVDLYRAAAMAVVAVGHWLLMVVVVADGELDGGNLLDGSPGYGWLTWVGQVMPLFFFVGGFASATSLRSAERRGVRPADWIATRLHRMATPAAALAATWAVALVVGAALGGFGVVALGAAGAAIPLWFLANYTIDTALAPFTFRWFRSHPGRLVAVLALLFGVAEAARFAGVPLVPQVSWVVGWLIFQVAGFAWQDGRLPTGRRLAALAAGLWALALAAVTLGPWPGTMLHHAGLDHSPTHPPSTALLLFGFAYSATAAALAPAVTRWLERSARAWRVTIAANGVAMSVYLWHMTAAVLVAGVAHATGLLPTAEPGTTAWWWTKGPFLLANLAVLVPIVRRVAPVEQRALLGGTRRCRWGTPSMLAAAALLSLGIKAWSSPQPAVLVAGLVTTLVVWRGALARHEAPVPAS